One region of Buchnera aphidicola (Eriosoma lanigerum) genomic DNA includes:
- a CDS encoding riboflavin synthase subunit alpha, giving the protein MFTGIIDGIAKIISIKNKNNYLTYTIQVPKHLLVNLVIGASISNNGCCLSVTSIFKDLISFDIISETLRCTNLGMLKLGDYINIERSKKFSDEIGGHILSGHISTVSKCIKIIKFSGNSQLMYYQLCDNFFMKYIFYKGFISINGISLTITEVSEDYFSVHLIPDTMLKTNMKNVTNGDVVNIEIDYFTQVIVDTTEKFINLCKLN; this is encoded by the coding sequence TTGTTTACAGGAATTATAGATGGAATTGCTAAAATCATTTCAATTAAAAATAAAAATAATTATTTAACATATACCATTCAAGTACCAAAACATTTATTAGTTAATTTAGTTATTGGAGCTTCTATATCTAATAATGGATGTTGTTTAAGTGTAACATCTATTTTTAAGGATTTGATTAGTTTTGATATTATATCAGAAACGTTACGATGTACTAATTTAGGTATGTTAAAATTAGGTGACTATATTAATATTGAGAGATCAAAAAAATTTTCTGATGAAATTGGAGGTCATATACTTTCAGGACATATTTCCACTGTTTCTAAATGTATAAAAATTATAAAATTTAGTGGTAATAGTCAGTTGATGTATTATCAATTATGTGATAATTTTTTCATGAAATATATTTTTTATAAAGGTTTTATTAGTATTAATGGTATTAGTTTAACTATAACAGAAGTAAGTGAAGATTATTTTAGTGTTCATTTAATACCTGATACAATGTTAAAAACCAATATGAAAAATGTTACAAATGGTGATGTAGTGAATATTGAAATTGATTATTTTACTCAAGTTATTGTTGATACTACAGAAAAATTTATTAATTTATGTAAATTAAATTAA
- the rsxC gene encoding electron transport complex subunit RsxC: MKVRSFLYKLKYKIIYYINKLKKENIFFGGLRVASHKPINHFFLLKSIPIPSIVYIPIKNYLIRKQRLLVSLGDKVSTGEPLTVGDINNVVVHSPISGIITNININDEELYFDNKETIITIQSNGKQNYFFTVEECNYKLLKKSEILRKIYQFGIVGLGGGGFSSASKLQMFIPLKYNTLIVNAAECEPYIVADECLIHNYIDEILKGCEILVWTLGIKIVLIAIENSKLKTIEIIQRALLHYPDFQLRVIPSIYPSGSGKQLIQTLFDEELPFGMHASSMGILIHNVGTLFAIKRAIINNIPLIERIVTIAGNNVFNTENYWIRIGTPISYLLKYILIKSIKNNQIFLGGPFTGKPFIQNFSVILKTVNCILLMNNNKILKSLHQQRECIRCSACSNVCPMRLLPQQLYWYSRVLDHSKTQFYNIMDCIECGACEQVCPSKINLVHYYKKEKKIVIGINREKNRIEDSKIRFQNRLKRINVEYDDDQSYNNFLFNQFKEVNFNNTIIQKNMSNLDKIKSNLNTITKDMRRNIIKNAILKLKKETK; this comes from the coding sequence TTGAAAGTACGTTCATTTTTATATAAATTGAAATATAAAATAATTTATTATATTAATAAATTGAAAAAAGAAAATATATTCTTTGGAGGTTTACGGGTTGCTTCACATAAGCCTATTAATCATTTTTTCTTACTAAAATCTATTCCTATACCTTCAATAGTATATATTCCTATTAAAAATTATCTAATTAGAAAACAAAGATTATTAGTTTCTTTAGGAGATAAAGTATCTACAGGAGAACCGTTAACTGTTGGAGATATAAATAATGTTGTAGTACATTCTCCTATTTCTGGAATTATTACTAATATTAATATCAATGATGAAGAATTGTATTTTGATAATAAAGAAACTATTATTACTATACAATCTAATGGTAAACAGAATTATTTTTTTACTGTTGAAGAATGTAATTATAAATTATTAAAAAAAAGTGAAATATTACGTAAAATTTATCAATTTGGTATTGTTGGTTTAGGAGGAGGGGGATTTTCTAGTGCTTCTAAATTACAAATGTTTATTCCATTAAAATATAATACATTAATTGTTAATGCTGCTGAATGTGAACCATATATTGTTGCAGATGAATGTTTAATACATAATTATATTGACGAAATTTTAAAAGGATGTGAAATATTAGTATGGACTTTAGGTATAAAAATTGTATTGATTGCTATTGAAAATAGTAAGTTAAAAACAATTGAAATTATTCAAAGAGCATTACTGCATTATCCTGATTTTCAATTGCGTGTTATTCCATCAATATATCCATCAGGAAGTGGAAAACAATTAATTCAAACTTTATTTGATGAAGAATTACCATTTGGTATGCATGCTTCTTCAATGGGAATTCTTATACATAATGTTGGTACATTATTTGCAATAAAAAGAGCTATTATCAATAATATTCCTTTAATTGAAAGAATTGTAACTATAGCTGGTAATAATGTATTTAATACTGAAAATTATTGGATAAGAATTGGTACTCCTATTAGTTATTTATTAAAATATATATTAATTAAATCTATAAAAAATAATCAAATATTTTTGGGTGGTCCTTTTACTGGAAAACCATTTATTCAAAATTTTTCTGTAATATTAAAAACTGTAAATTGTATTTTGTTGATGAATAATAATAAAATTTTAAAATCATTGCATCAACAAAGAGAATGCATTCGTTGTTCTGCTTGTTCTAATGTATGTCCAATGAGATTATTACCACAGCAATTATATTGGTATAGTAGAGTACTTGATCATAGTAAAACACAATTTTATAATATTATGGATTGTATTGAATGTGGGGCATGTGAACAAGTATGTCCTAGTAAAATAAATTTAGTTCATTATTATAAAAAAGAAAAAAAAATTGTTATTGGTATAAATCGAGAAAAAAATAGAATTGAAGATTCGAAAATTAGATTTCAGAATCGTTTAAAAAGAATAAATGTGGAATATGATGATGATCAATCATATAATAATTTTCTTTTTAATCAATTTAAAGAAGTAAACTTTAATAATACTATTATACAAAAAAATATGTCTAATCTAGATAAGATTAAATCTAATTTAAACACTATAACTAAAGATATGAGACGTAATATTATAAAGAATGCCATTCTAAAATTGAAAAAGGAAACTAAATAA
- the rsxG gene encoding electron transport complex subunit RsxG, producing MFINNFKNSIILVMFAIFFSGFTAVVYKLTNNIIMQQDRIHIIKLLNEIVDCTGSNCCIIQDNYHIQNKILGDKDLHRFWLVKKKHSIYAFIIETTAPDGYSGDIKMLVASDLHGNIIGVRIIKHNETPGLGDKIDIHISNWITYFSGMNVLPSINYVFSIKKDGGIINQFTGATITPRAVTNAIRNTVVFIVHSLSSHTLMDIKGNIIYVDKKN from the coding sequence ATGTTTATTAATAATTTTAAAAATTCTATTATATTAGTTATGTTTGCTATTTTTTTTTCAGGATTTACAGCAGTAGTATATAAATTAACGAATAATATTATTATGCAACAAGATCGAATTCATATCATTAAATTGTTAAATGAAATAGTAGATTGTACTGGTAGTAATTGTTGTATAATTCAAGATAATTATCATATTCAAAATAAAATTTTAGGAGATAAAGATTTACATAGGTTTTGGTTGGTTAAAAAAAAGCATTCTATATATGCTTTTATTATTGAAACTACTGCACCTGATGGATATTCAGGTGATATTAAAATGTTAGTAGCTTCTGATTTACATGGTAACATTATTGGGGTAAGAATTATTAAACACAATGAAACTCCAGGTTTAGGTGATAAGATAGATATTCATATTTCTAATTGGATTACTTATTTTTCTGGAATGAATGTATTACCATCAATTAATTATGTTTTTTCAATTAAAAAAGATGGTGGAATAATTAATCAATTTACTGGAGCTACGATTACTCCTAGAGCTGTTACTAATGCTATAAGAAATACAGTAGTTTTTATTGTACATTCTTTATCTTCACATACTTTAATGGATATAAAAGGTAATATTATTTATGTGGATAAAAAAAATTAA
- the metG gene encoding methionine--tRNA ligase: protein MSLFKKKMLVTCAFPYANGSIHLGHLLEQIQADIWVRYQRLRGHIVWFICADDTHGTAIMMKSRNMGISPEKIIHSVLLEHISDFKSFNISHDNYYTTHSSENYYFLKKIYHLLKKKKLIHEKNITQLYDPIEKIFLPDRLIKGVCPKCNEKNQYGDNCEQCGSIYDSVELIDPISTISGVKPILRKSMHLFFNLPCFREQLYDWMHSSNVLEKKVLNKAKEWFSTELKPWNISRDGPYFGFQIPNYFNKYFYVWLDAPIGYLSVFKNLCTKNKSICFNDFWDVNTTTLLYHFIGKDIIYFHSLFWPAILEASGLRKPTKIFVHGYVTVKGLKLSKSKGSAILAKDWLKYLDSDSLRYYYASKLSSNIDDIEINVQDLVQKVNSDIVNKVINLASRTAKIINKYFNSQLSDKIDDNQLLNIFLDFTKKIEYFLEHREYSEAIRSIMRFADMGNKYINTRSPWIILQTKGIVIEVQDICSMGINLFRILMTWLQPIVPNLAKNTELFLLSKLSWNSINIPLLSHKVAIFKPLYKKLDYNLIKTIFD, encoded by the coding sequence ATGTCATTGTTTAAGAAAAAAATGTTAGTAACTTGTGCTTTTCCTTATGCTAATGGATCAATTCATTTAGGACATTTGTTAGAGCAAATTCAAGCAGATATTTGGGTTCGATATCAAAGATTGCGTGGACATATAGTATGGTTTATTTGTGCTGATGATACTCATGGAACTGCAATTATGATGAAATCAAGAAATATGGGAATATCGCCTGAAAAAATTATACATTCTGTATTATTAGAACATATTTCTGATTTTAAATCGTTTAATATTTCTCATGATAATTACTATACAACTCATTCTTCAGAAAATTATTATTTTTTAAAAAAAATTTATCATTTGTTAAAGAAAAAAAAATTAATTCATGAAAAAAATATTACTCAATTGTATGATCCAATAGAAAAAATATTTCTTCCTGATCGTTTAATTAAAGGTGTGTGTCCTAAATGTAATGAAAAAAATCAATATGGTGACAATTGTGAACAATGTGGATCAATTTATGATTCAGTGGAATTAATTGATCCTATTTCTACAATATCTGGTGTAAAACCGATATTGCGTAAATCAATGCACTTATTTTTTAATTTACCTTGTTTTCGGGAACAATTATATGATTGGATGCATTCTTCCAATGTGTTAGAGAAAAAAGTATTAAATAAAGCAAAAGAATGGTTTAGTACAGAATTAAAACCTTGGAATATTTCTAGAGATGGACCATATTTTGGTTTTCAGATTCCAAATTATTTTAATAAATATTTTTATGTTTGGCTAGATGCCCCGATTGGTTATTTAAGTGTATTTAAAAATTTATGTACTAAGAATAAAAGTATATGTTTTAATGATTTTTGGGATGTAAATACAACAACATTATTATATCATTTTATAGGTAAAGATATTATTTATTTTCATAGTTTGTTTTGGCCAGCTATATTAGAAGCTTCTGGATTGAGGAAACCTACGAAAATATTTGTTCATGGTTACGTTACTGTTAAGGGATTGAAGTTATCTAAATCTAAGGGTTCTGCAATATTAGCAAAAGATTGGTTGAAGTATTTAGATTCTGATAGTTTACGGTATTATTATGCTTCTAAATTATCTTCTAACATAGATGATATTGAAATTAATGTACAAGACTTAGTCCAGAAAGTAAATTCAGATATCGTTAATAAAGTGATTAATTTAGCATCAAGAACAGCTAAAATTATTAATAAATATTTTAATAGTCAATTATCAGATAAAATAGATGATAATCAGTTATTGAATATATTTTTAGATTTTACTAAAAAAATTGAATATTTTTTGGAACATAGAGAGTATAGTGAAGCAATTCGTAGTATTATGAGATTTGCAGATATGGGAAACAAATATATTAATACTCGATCCCCTTGGATTATTTTACAAACTAAAGGTATTGTTATAGAAGTACAAGATATTTGTTCAATGGGTATTAATTTGTTTCGAATATTAATGACTTGGTTACAACCTATTGTACCTAATTTAGCAAAGAATACAGAATTGTTTCTTCTTAGTAAATTATCCTGGAATTCCATTAATATTCCTTTATTATCTCATAAGGTAGCTATTTTTAAACCATTATATAAAAAATTAGATTATAATTTAATTAAAACAATTTTTGATTAA
- the dcd gene encoding dCTP deaminase: MRLSDKDIEFWLDSGLLKIFPRPESHLINGATVDIRLGNRFRVFRSNENKIINLGNDEQNIKDILEKTMSPEIFLSKTDYFFLKPSGFALAVTEEKISMPNTLVGWLDGRSSLGRLGLMVHATAHRIDPGWEGKIVLELFNSGKAVLVLQPGMYIGAISFEILSSMSIRPYNVRLGTKYLQQDSIIV, translated from the coding sequence ATGCGTTTATCGGACAAAGATATTGAGTTTTGGTTAGATAGTGGGTTATTAAAAATTTTTCCAAGACCAGAATCACATTTAATTAATGGAGCGACAGTAGATATCAGATTGGGAAATCGATTTAGAGTGTTTAGAAGTAATGAAAATAAAATTATTAATTTAGGTAATGATGAACAAAATATTAAAGATATTTTAGAAAAAACTATGTCTCCAGAAATTTTTTTGTCTAAAACAGATTATTTTTTTTTAAAACCTAGTGGTTTTGCGTTAGCAGTTACTGAAGAAAAAATTAGTATGCCAAATACTTTGGTTGGTTGGTTAGATGGTCGATCTTCTTTAGGTCGTTTAGGATTAATGGTACATGCTACTGCTCATAGAATTGATCCTGGATGGGAAGGAAAAATTGTTTTAGAATTGTTCAATTCAGGTAAAGCAGTATTAGTATTACAACCAGGAATGTATATAGGTGCAATTAGTTTTGAGATTTTATCTAGTATGTCTATTCGTCCTTATAATGTTCGTTTAGGAACGAAGTATTTACAACAAGATAGTATTATTGTTTAG
- a CDS encoding RnfABCDGE type electron transport complex subunit D — MYKYNTTENIMKLVILSLIPGVFVQTYYFGYATVIQIVISVIVGLCTECLFLCISRRPVLFFIGDYSAILSAILFSLCLPILVPWWINVIGSICMIILGKQLYGGLGQNIFNPAMTGYAIILVSFPTMMTNWNCLELCIKHCFNFFDVLDLIFSNKPFFNNLIVDLNNISVTQATPLNDFKLNQHLSLGTSDISLENIQSKYIFSVFFWINFWFLFGGIILLLYKIICWRISVSFLVSLFILSLLGSLYYPNLILSPKINLFSGATMLGSFFVLTDPVTSPSTNFGKIIFGCLIGFMVWIIRSFGNYPDSIAFSVLLGNSLVPLIDLLTKSRIYGYKKR, encoded by the coding sequence ATGTATAAGTATAATACTACAGAAAACATTATGAAGTTAGTAATTTTATCACTGATACCTGGTGTTTTTGTTCAAACTTATTATTTTGGATATGCTACTGTAATACAAATTGTAATTTCAGTAATCGTAGGGCTATGTACTGAATGTTTATTTTTATGTATTTCTCGTCGACCTGTATTATTTTTTATCGGTGATTATTCAGCAATTTTATCAGCTATTTTATTTTCATTATGTTTGCCTATTTTAGTTCCATGGTGGATTAATGTAATTGGTTCAATTTGCATGATAATATTAGGTAAACAGTTATATGGTGGATTGGGACAAAATATATTTAATCCAGCTATGACAGGATATGCTATAATATTAGTTTCTTTTCCTACTATGATGACAAATTGGAATTGTTTAGAGTTATGTATTAAACACTGTTTTAATTTTTTTGATGTTTTAGATTTAATTTTTTCTAATAAACCATTTTTTAATAATCTTATTGTAGATTTAAACAATATTTCTGTAACTCAAGCTACACCTTTAAATGATTTTAAATTAAATCAACATTTATCTTTGGGTACATCAGATATTTCTTTAGAAAACATTCAAAGTAAATATATTTTTTCTGTTTTCTTTTGGATTAATTTTTGGTTTTTATTTGGTGGAATAATTTTGTTATTATATAAAATTATTTGTTGGAGAATATCAGTTAGTTTTTTAGTATCTTTATTCATATTATCTTTATTAGGTTCGTTATATTATCCTAATTTAATTTTATCTCCTAAAATAAATTTATTTTCTGGTGCTACAATGTTAGGAAGTTTTTTTGTTTTAACTGATCCTGTAACATCTCCTTCTACTAATTTTGGAAAAATTATATTTGGTTGTTTAATTGGATTTATGGTATGGATTATACGTAGTTTTGGAAATTATCCTGATTCTATTGCTTTTTCGGTATTATTAGGAAATTCTTTAGTTCCATTAATAGATTTATTAACTAAATCTAGAATATATGGATATAAAAAAAGATAA
- a CDS encoding RnfABCDGE type electron transport complex subunit B, which yields MLILKTVFFFGCLTFFLSLILIYISEKYVIYSNILIDSIDNLLPQSQCGQCQYVSCYSYAKAIILNGEKINKCIPGGMSIIKNISNFLNVDVVKDQHFEDNNIIIDYRIIAWINEDHCVGCNKCIHVCPVDSIIGSKNLTHTIISDFCTGCKLCIEVCPTDCIKLRKVEI from the coding sequence ATGTTAATTTTAAAAACTGTATTTTTTTTCGGATGTTTAACTTTTTTTTTATCACTGATATTAATTTATATTTCTGAAAAATATGTTATATATAGTAATATACTTATAGATTCTATTGATAATTTATTACCACAAAGTCAATGTGGACAATGTCAGTATGTCAGTTGTTATTCATATGCTAAAGCAATTATTTTAAATGGAGAAAAAATTAACAAATGTATTCCAGGTGGCATGAGTATTATAAAAAATATATCTAATTTTTTAAATGTTGATGTAGTTAAAGATCAACATTTTGAAGATAATAATATTATAATTGATTATCGTATTATTGCCTGGATTAATGAAGATCATTGTGTTGGTTGTAATAAATGTATTCATGTTTGTCCAGTTGATTCTATTATTGGATCTAAAAATTTAACTCATACAATTATAAGTGATTTTTGTACAGGATGTAAATTATGTATTGAAGTTTGTCCAACTGATTGTATTAAATTACGAAAGGTAGAAATTTAG
- the gndA gene encoding NADP-dependent phosphogluconate dehydrogenase, whose protein sequence is MEKQHIGVVGMAVMGRNLALNMENHHYRVSIFNRSRIKTDEVIIKYPTKKIFPYYTIKEFINSLEKPCRILLMIQAGQPTDEMISSIIPYLTSGDIIIDGGNAFYKDTIRRYNECYKLGLHFIGAGISGGEEGALKGPAIMPSGSKEVYDHYIAPIFTKIAATSEGEPCVSYIGPNGSGHYVKMVHNGIEYSDMQLISESYVLLKYIANMNNQELSSIFSEWNKGELNSYLIEITKNIFNKKNEQEQYLIDFIEDTAENKGTGTWTSQSSLELNEPLSLITESVFFRYISSLQDQRKKASKCLLGPKHFNIIKNRIEFVENVRKALYLGKIIAYAQGFSLLSVASKKYNWELKCHEIAKIFRSGCIIRAKFLYRIIDSYMLNNKIENLLLTPYFVNIANEYHESLRLVVSHAVLNGIPVPALSSAISYYDSYRTVFLSTNLIQAQRDYFGAHTYKRIDISGIHHTNWI, encoded by the coding sequence ATTGAAAAGCAACACATTGGTGTCGTTGGAATGGCTGTTATGGGAAGAAATTTAGCATTAAATATGGAAAATCATCATTACCGTGTTTCTATTTTTAATCGATCTAGAATTAAAACGGATGAAGTTATAATTAAATACCCTACAAAAAAAATATTTCCTTATTATACTATTAAAGAGTTTATCAATTCTTTAGAAAAACCTTGTCGTATTTTACTAATGATTCAAGCAGGACAACCTACTGACGAAATGATTTCTTCTATTATTCCTTATTTAACATCAGGTGATATTATTATTGATGGAGGAAACGCATTTTATAAAGATACAATACGTCGTTATAATGAATGTTATAAATTGGGTTTACATTTCATTGGAGCAGGCATTTCTGGAGGGGAAGAAGGAGCATTAAAAGGTCCTGCTATTATGCCTAGTGGATCTAAAGAAGTATATGATCATTATATTGCTCCTATTTTTACTAAAATTGCTGCTACATCAGAAGGAGAACCTTGTGTTTCTTATATAGGTCCTAATGGTTCTGGTCATTATGTGAAAATGGTTCATAATGGAATAGAATATAGTGATATGCAATTAATTTCTGAGTCGTATGTATTGTTAAAATATATTGCTAACATGAATAATCAGGAGTTATCTTCTATTTTTTCAGAATGGAATAAAGGTGAATTAAATAGTTATTTAATTGAAATAACTAAAAATATTTTTAATAAAAAAAATGAACAAGAACAGTATTTAATTGATTTTATTGAAGATACAGCAGAAAATAAAGGAACAGGAACATGGACTAGTCAAAGTTCATTAGAACTAAATGAACCTCTTTCTTTAATTACTGAATCTGTCTTTTTTCGTTATATTTCTTCTTTACAGGATCAACGTAAAAAAGCATCGAAATGTTTATTAGGACCAAAACACTTTAATATTATTAAAAATAGAATTGAATTTGTTGAAAACGTCAGAAAAGCATTATATTTAGGGAAAATTATTGCTTATGCTCAGGGTTTTTCTTTATTATCAGTAGCATCAAAAAAATATAATTGGGAATTAAAATGTCATGAAATAGCAAAAATATTTCGTTCTGGATGCATTATTCGAGCTAAATTTTTATATAGAATTATTGATTCTTATATGTTAAATAATAAAATAGAAAATTTATTATTAACTCCCTATTTTGTAAACATTGCTAATGAATATCATGAATCTTTAAGATTAGTAGTGTCACATGCTGTATTAAATGGGATTCCTGTTCCAGCTTTATCATCTGCTATTTCTTATTATGATAGTTATCGTACTGTTTTTTTATCTACTAATTTAATTCAAGCACAAAGGGATTATTTTGGTGCACATACTTATAAAAGAATTGATATTTCAGGTATTCATCATACTAATTGGATTTGA
- the tilS gene encoding tRNA lysidine(34) synthetase TilS, with product MITSIYSFKKKNHTIKFRAIHINHNYDKNSNQWSIFCKNICEKYDVECIIQSIPNYKKNVYGIEAYFRIERYKAIQKNLLKSEILLTAHHLNDQLETFLLALKRGSGPTGLSSMPYIKKIGANIHCRPLLYVTKQEIKNWAINQKLSWLSDSSNQNIKFDRNFIRHQILPKIEKKWPFFIKNSMRSIKLINEENIILNQFTYKIFNKYLCSNGSLNIIDINRYNETMRNLILRHWIKFHHQEMPSYHKINMIYNELILMPNSINPKLQFHKFEIIRYKTFIYILPIMKKINNLIIFWKNYNKPLILPNQLGIIQSNLYGNNLPIPHSNEIVNIRFQADKKCINQNHKFIEIKKIWQKMRIPPWERKRIPMIYYNNHFITALGYYTSHSKILLNRKKWCLSWYNHINHIHGNNYN from the coding sequence ATTATTACATCAATTTATTCATTTAAAAAAAAAAATCATACTATAAAATTTCGAGCTATTCATATTAATCATAATTATGATAAAAATTCCAATCAATGGAGTATTTTTTGTAAAAATATTTGTGAAAAATATGACGTAGAATGCATTATTCAATCTATCCCTAATTATAAAAAAAATGTTTATGGAATAGAAGCTTACTTTAGAATAGAACGTTATAAAGCTATTCAAAAAAATTTATTAAAATCAGAAATTTTACTAACAGCACATCACTTAAATGATCAATTAGAAACGTTCTTATTAGCATTAAAAAGAGGAAGTGGACCAACTGGATTAAGTTCTATGCCTTATATAAAGAAAATTGGAGCTAATATACATTGTAGACCATTATTATACGTTACTAAACAAGAAATAAAAAATTGGGCAATAAATCAAAAATTAAGTTGGTTATCTGATTCATCTAATCAAAATATAAAATTTGACAGAAATTTTATAAGACATCAGATTCTTCCAAAAATAGAAAAAAAATGGCCATTTTTTATAAAAAATTCTATGCGAAGTATTAAATTAATTAATGAAGAAAATATTATACTCAATCAATTTACATATAAAATATTCAACAAATATTTGTGTTCTAATGGTTCATTAAATATTATTGATATTAATAGATATAATGAAACAATGAGAAATTTAATTTTACGACACTGGATTAAATTTCATCATCAAGAAATGCCTTCTTATCATAAAATTAATATGATATATAATGAACTGATTTTAATGCCAAACTCTATTAATCCAAAATTACAGTTTCATAAATTTGAAATTATTCGTTATAAAACATTTATTTATATTCTTCCTATAATGAAAAAAATAAATAATCTAATTATATTTTGGAAAAATTATAATAAACCATTAATTTTACCTAATCAATTAGGAATCATTCAATCAAATCTTTATGGAAATAATTTGCCTATTCCTCATTCTAACGAAATAGTTAATATCCGTTTCCAAGCAGATAAAAAATGTATTAACCAAAATCATAAATTCATTGAAATAAAAAAAATATGGCAAAAAATGAGAATTCCACCTTGGGAAAGAAAAAGAATTCCAATGATATATTACAATAATCATTTTATTACAGCATTAGGATACTATACATCTCATTCAAAAATTTTATTAAATAGAAAAAAATGGTGTTTGTCATGGTATAATCATATAAACCATATTCATGGTAATAATTATAATTAA
- the rsxA gene encoding electron transport complex subunit RsxA, with the protein MSKYFYLFIMNILVENFILVQFLGICPLMGISNQVYTAVGMSITTTTVIMITSILSWIINYFILVPYQLFFLRTMVYILIISISVQSIEIILKKKSPRLYQLLGIFLPLITTNCSVLAVPLFNVHLRYNLFQSACYALSSSIGFSIVIIIFSSIRERLLCSNNIPIIFKGVPIALITASLMSISFMGFDGLVRN; encoded by the coding sequence ATGTCAAAATATTTTTATTTATTTATTATGAATATTTTAGTTGAAAATTTCATTTTAGTACAGTTTTTAGGAATATGTCCATTGATGGGAATATCAAATCAAGTATATACTGCAGTTGGTATGAGTATAACTACTACTACTGTAATTATGATTACTTCTATCTTATCTTGGATTATAAATTATTTTATTTTAGTTCCATATCAATTATTTTTTTTACGAACTATGGTATACATATTAATTATTTCTATAAGTGTACAATCTATAGAAATAATTTTAAAAAAAAAAAGTCCAAGATTATATCAATTATTAGGTATTTTTTTACCATTAATTACAACGAATTGCTCAGTATTAGCTGTTCCTTTATTTAATGTGCATTTACGTTATAATTTATTTCAATCAGCATGTTATGCATTAAGTTCTTCTATTGGATTTTCTATTGTAATTATAATTTTTTCTAGTATACGTGAACGTTTGTTATGTTCTAATAACATTCCTATTATTTTTAAAGGTGTGCCAATTGCATTAATTACAGCTAGTTTAATGTCTATTAGTTTTATGGGTTTTGATGGTTTAGTGAGAAATTAG
- the ydgT gene encoding transcription modulator YdgT, with translation MTAKDYLLMFRKVNTLNSLEKLFDRLNYSLTNNNDLINMYRAADHRRAEITAGGKLFDLGCIPKSLWHYVL, from the coding sequence ATGACAGCAAAAGATTATTTATTAATGTTTCGTAAGGTAAATACACTGAATAGCCTTGAAAAATTGTTTGATCGATTAAATTATTCATTAACTAATAATAATGATTTAATCAATATGTATAGGGCTGCTGATCATAGAAGAGCAGAAATTACAGCTGGAGGAAAACTATTTGATTTAGGTTGTATACCAAAATCATTATGGCATTATGTATTGTAA